The window CAGCCCCACATTTTTTGATTTCGGGGTGGCTTTCGGTACAACGCATGTGCCTGCGACATTGTTGGGAATGCTCACATGTGCGGCGCGGCGCGGGCGCGACATCGCATTTCTAAGCGCTTGTTCAATGAGCGTCTGAAAGCTGGATGCAGATGGGATCATAGCGCTGGATTGAACGGCGTTCTTGTAGATCGCGTTCACATCCAGATGCGCATCGACACCTTCCTGTAGATATCCCTGACCGAAATATTGCTCGGGCACCTCTCCGGTGATGGTCAGAACGGCAGAATTTCCAGCCTCGGCGTTCATGGATCCGGTCAGCGCATTGATGCCAGAAGGTCCCGCCGTGGTCAGAACCACGCCCAGCTTGCCAGTCACCCGGTGATATCCGTCGGCCATGTAGGCCGCGCCGGTTTCATGTCGGCAAATAATGAAATCGAACTGATCGCGTTGACGCCTGAGTTCATCCGCGATGTAAATTACCGCCCCGCCGGGTATTCCGAAAACCTTTTCCACATCCTCAAGCTTGAGATACTCCAACAACAGTTTTGCTACAGTCATGTTTTGGACATGGTTTTCAAGATATTCAGCGTGGATGCTGCGACCGATTGAATCGTTTTTCATAAATGCTCCGTCATTAAAAAGTTGATGAAATAACTAGTTAATAACTGCGCCGTTGGAGCTTTGCCGCCAAGCACAAGGCAGTAAAAGCAGGCAGGGTGGCACCCCCTAATGTCTAATCATTAACACAATTAACCTTTGCGCGCACCAATTGGTTTCGGTGCGCGATCAGACGTAGCTGGCGATAACCTGCAGCAGCTTGTATGCTGTGGGGCCGTCGTTCTTGACCACGGCAAGGAAATCTTCCGCACTGATACGCAGGCAGGTCAGATCGGTTGACGCCCGCATGTCGAGCGCGCGCGGAACGCCCCGGATCAACCCCAGTTCCCCGACCAGATCGCCCGGTTCTGAAATGGTGATGACGCGGTGGTCGTTGTCTTGGTGGGGGTCCAGCAATTCTGCCGTTCCTTCCCAGAGCAGAAACGCCCCGATGGACGGATCATCGCCCTGTCGAAAGACATAGTCACCTTCGGCGGCATGATACCAACGCGCACCAAAGGCCAGAAGACGCAATTGTTTGCGCGCGAGACCCGAGAACAGTTCGGCGCTTTCGAGAATGCGCATCTTTCGTGCCAAATCTGCGCTGACGGTCTGATCACCACTTGCCAGAACATCGCTGACCACTCCGGACAATCGCCCGTGCTGCATCACGAACTGATGATCGAAACTTTCTGGCGCTGCAAAGTCAGGGGCCAGACAAATGATCGTGACATCGGGCAGAAGTTTGCGGATCTGGGTGTGAATCCCCTCACGAACGGTAACGTCAAAACTTGCCAGTGGTCGATCAAGGATCAGGATATCAGGCCGTTTGACTGCCGCACGGCCAAATGCCACCGCTTCTGACAGCGTTGCAGGCAGATTGCTGCCCCCCAATGTCACGGGCAGATCAAACAATTGGTGAAGTATGCCGCCCTCCAGCCCCGCTGCGCGCAGCCGCTCGCCAACAAGGGCACGCAGGGCGTCCGCATTCACGCCGTCCCTTATCTTGCCGAACAAGGCATTCTCCAACGCGGAGAGCCCTGCTATCGGCGCCTCGCGAGAAAGCGGCGCGAACAAGGTTTGCGTAGTTTCCTGCAGCGCCGGAGCATGAGCCTGACGTATCTGCATTACCCGCGTGACGATTTCGGCAGGGAATGCCGGGCCGATCTTTTCTGCCGGTATAACAAAGGGAACGGCAAGCAATTCGGCCTTTTGCCGGAGTGAAAGGCGGGCGCCCCGGTGGTGCGCGGGCAGAACGGAAAGCGCTGCTTCAAAGGCCGTGGTTTCCAGACCAAGCTTGCGGAACAGTGGATGATCTGTGCCGTCGACGCCAAAGATCTGGCGCAAGAGATTAACGATATCTGCGGCCAGTTGCAGCAAGTCGCGTTCAAGGTCCAGTTTGCTCAAGAACGACAAAAAAGACGGATGATCAATCAGTATCTGCGCTGTTATCGGCATCAGCGGCATAGCAAAGATCAGGTTTTCCGCCACGGGAAGGGTTGGATTATACGTGCTTTCGTCGAAAAAGCTGACCTGATCGGCAAGGCCCGCAGCGTCGACCGCCTTGGCGATATCCGTGCGCAGATCGACCAGCGCCCTGGCAAGTTCGGGGTGCCGTGTCGGGGCCAGCTTTTGTTCCATAGCGCGCGCGAAAAGAGGGGCTGTCAGTCCCATACTGGCAATCAGCTCAATCCACCAATCCTGCAATTCGGCCACGCTCATAACGTCTGCCGCGCCTGGATCAAGCCATGCCACGTCTACGGGATCGGTGCTGTTGCCGGTGCGCGCGCTTTCCGCCGGGATTGCCGGGTCAGGCGCACTAAGCTGCGGGCAGGTGCGCAATGCAATGTTGATGTTTTCTCCCAGCAACCCTTCAAACAAAACCGGCGAAGAATCGACATATCCGATGCGGCTGGCGACTGTCACCTGATGCAGCGCGCCAAGATCTTGGCCGGCGATGGTCACTGCGCCATGTGACGGCACCAGTTCGCGGGTCAGCAACTTTGTAAATGCGTGCCGGTCCTCTTCACTTGAAGCGGTGATCGCAATCGAGCTGGCCGCCGGGAAAGTCACATTCAAATCGTCCAGAATGGTCGTGCCTGCCGCATCCTCAACGCTTACGCCATGCAGCTCTATGTCTCCGGTCAGGCGCGGGTTCTGATCCGGCGTGCCGTCAAACAGGGCTGCGTCAACCATCCCCTGCGGCGCAAAACGCTCGGTGATGGTCTCCCAGCGCAAGGCCATATCTTGGGTCTGGTTGTAGTAGGTGAGCAGCTCTTTCCACGGACTGGAAAGGTCCTTGTAGGCTGCCAGTGCGGCGACCAGAGCGCCTACCGAGATCTCTCCTTTGATGGTCAGGTAGCCACCAATCGCGTAGAAAAAGAACGGCGTTAGCTGTCCGATGAAGTTGTTGATGAACTTCATCAGGAACTTCTTTTGGTAAATCTGGAACCGGACTTGATATAGCTTTCCGAGGCGGGCGGATATTATCGCCAGACGGTAGCGCCAGCCGCGGTTCATCCTCAGCGTTGCCGCACCTGCCGCACTTTCTCCAATTTCGGCAGCCAGTGCGCGCACTTCGATGACGCGTGCCTTGTTCAGCAGATTGATCTGGCGTTGCATCTTTGGAATGATCCAGGCTTGTAATGGGATCAAGGCACAAGCGGCGAAACCGAAGGCGACGCTCTGCATAAAGAGGAAGCCCAGAATTGTCAGCATCTGCCCCGCCTGCAGGACCGGCTGCGCGATCGCATCACCCATCAACCCGCCCATGGGTTCGGCCTCGGAGGTGACCATGCTGACCAACTCCCCTTGACTGGTGCGTTCAAAATAGGGTGCCGGGAACCGCAAAATTCTTGCAATCAGCGTATAGCGCAACCGCCGCAGCAGGCGCTCTGCCAGAACGCCTTTCATTGTATTGATGCGCATTTTCATCGCACCGTGGATCAGGACGGACAGCACAAACAGACCGCACAGTATCATCAGAAACGTGATCTGCCCGACCTCGGTGCCAAACAGGGTGACTGTGCCACCCTCCGCGCCGATGGCATCATTGACTATCCGTTTGGGCAATTCGAGGGTCAGATACAGCAGCGGAAAAAGCACCAGCGTCACCGCAAGCAGTTTCAGCTGATCGCGCTTGGAATACTTCCAGATAAATCCGAATAGCGTGCGTTCGATGACGTGTCCGTTCGAGAAAATGCGGCGGTTGTGTCTCGCTCATCTTATGGGGGACTGTTGCGATAATCCAGTTTCGCGCGATTGCTCTCTATAAAAACGGCGACGATCTCCTATTCGCGTTCGGCAAACGCGGCTCTCTTAGGGCTTGTTTTTCCACTTCCGGCACTGTTGCGTTAGTTGTGTGATGTGGCCCGTTTCGGGATTTTGAGGGTCAACGTCTGCGACAGAGTTGAGCGCGGGCCCAGAAAACTTGTGATCATTCAACGTGCTGAAGCGGGTGCGAGTCTTGCTTATGTCTAAGCTGTGACAGGTTAAGGTGCAGAACTGGTGTTGTATTCTCGTGCAAAAGCAAATCGGGAACAGCTATCTGTTCAGGAGCTCCAAGAAGAGAAGAAGAACAGAACGATGGTTGGGATCAGACGTTGAGGGACAGTCAAGATCAACTGGATGCTCTCACAGCGACAAATCTGTTAGATAACCAATTCTAAGTGGTGGGCGACCCTGGAATCGAACCAGGCGTGCGTCTCCGCGAGGGAGTTACAGTCCCCTGCCACACCTTGCGGCCTGTCGCCCACTGGCGCGGTGATTACCTGTGGGTCTGGGGGGCGTCAACCTTTATTCGGCAGATTCTTCAGGATTTCGCAGAGGTTCTGGTATGCGGTGTGGCCGCGCGATTTTGCGGCGCTGTCGGGCAAGGCTTGGCGCGCGCGGCGCAAAGGGGTAGACCGACCTAAACGCGCGCAATCTTAGGGGGCGGCAATGAAGAAACCCAAATGGGTCGTAGAAAAAGAGCAAGGCAAAAAGCAGGAGGCGCGTGAGACGCTTTGGCTTTTTGGTCTGCATGCGGTGCGTGATGCGCTGGTGAATCCCAAACGCGAAAAGCTGACGCTGATGGTTACGCCAAACGCGCTGGCCAAGCTGGAAGAGGCCGTGGCCGTAAGCGGGATAACACCGGAGGTTGTCGATCCGCGTAAATTCCGCCCGCCGATTGATGCGGGGTCCGTGCATCAGGGGGCTGTTCTTGAGGTCAAGCCGCTGGATTGGGGCCGGATGGCTGATGTCTGCATCGGAGATGCTGCACCACGTGTTATCCTGCTTGATCGCGTGACCGACCCGCATAACGTGGGGGCGATTCTACGCTCTGCCGAGGTTCTGGGCGCATCCGCTGTGATCGGGACGCGGCACCACTCCGCCCCTGAAACCGGTGCTTTGGCTAAAACCGCGTCTGGCGCGCTTGAGCGGCAACCCTACCTACGCATCCGCAATCTGGCGGACGGGATACGCGAGCTTCAGAATATGGGTTATCTGGTGTTGGGTTTGGATGGTGAGGCCGAAGTTACCATCGAGACTGCGGTTGAAGGTAAACGAGACCGCCCCGTGGCGTTGGTTTTGGGTGCCGAGGGGCCGGGCCTGCGCGAAAAGACCCGTGAAACGGTGGATGCTCTGGTGCGAATTGACGCAGGTGGCGACTTTGGCTCGCTCAACGTCTCAAATGCTGCTGCAATCGGATTATATGCTACGCGTGAGCATAAATAGGGACCAGCGCCATCGCCCATCCAACAAAAATAGCGACCTGCTGCCATTGCGGTACGCGGGCGCTGTTGCGCCTTGATGCAGGTCACCACACCCTGACGTGTGGTGCCTGTGGTGCACCGCTTCAACAACTCAAGTTGCTTCCGGTTGCTGCGGCACCCGTCCGGCCTGCAATCAGCCACCAGCCACGCGTGCGCAAACTGCCAAAAGCGAAGCCCACAAAACCGGTGAAGCGCCGAAAGAGCCTGTTTCGCAAGCTGGCAGAAGAAGCCTTTGATTTGGTTGAGGATATCTTTGACTAAGTCGAAGGCCATCGGCGGTTTTCTGCACAAAAAAGAAGTGTGCACCCTTTATGCGTGCGCCCCCCTTTTTTCGGCAGAAGTAGCGCTTACCTATGTAACAGCGGATCGGCTTGGAACGCCCGACTCGTGTTTTTGTCCCTGTTCCGACTTTCAACCTCCCGGTACTATCCGGGAGGTTTTTTTATGCGCGCAAGGTAAGTAGGATCAAAACATGA is drawn from Sulfitobacter sp. S223 and contains these coding sequences:
- a CDS encoding ABC transporter transmembrane domain-containing protein codes for the protein MLFPLLYLTLELPKRIVNDAIGAEGGTVTLFGTEVGQITFLMILCGLFVLSVLIHGAMKMRINTMKGVLAERLLRRLRYTLIARILRFPAPYFERTSQGELVSMVTSEAEPMGGLMGDAIAQPVLQAGQMLTILGFLFMQSVAFGFAACALIPLQAWIIPKMQRQINLLNKARVIEVRALAAEIGESAAGAATLRMNRGWRYRLAIISARLGKLYQVRFQIYQKKFLMKFINNFIGQLTPFFFYAIGGYLTIKGEISVGALVAALAAYKDLSSPWKELLTYYNQTQDMALRWETITERFAPQGMVDAALFDGTPDQNPRLTGDIELHGVSVEDAAGTTILDDLNVTFPAASSIAITASSEEDRHAFTKLLTRELVPSHGAVTIAGQDLGALHQVTVASRIGYVDSSPVLFEGLLGENINIALRTCPQLSAPDPAIPAESARTGNSTDPVDVAWLDPGAADVMSVAELQDWWIELIASMGLTAPLFARAMEQKLAPTRHPELARALVDLRTDIAKAVDAAGLADQVSFFDESTYNPTLPVAENLIFAMPLMPITAQILIDHPSFLSFLSKLDLERDLLQLAADIVNLLRQIFGVDGTDHPLFRKLGLETTAFEAALSVLPAHHRGARLSLRQKAELLAVPFVIPAEKIGPAFPAEIVTRVMQIRQAHAPALQETTQTLFAPLSREAPIAGLSALENALFGKIRDGVNADALRALVGERLRAAGLEGGILHQLFDLPVTLGGSNLPATLSEAVAFGRAAVKRPDILILDRPLASFDVTVREGIHTQIRKLLPDVTIICLAPDFAAPESFDHQFVMQHGRLSGVVSDVLASGDQTVSADLARKMRILESAELFSGLARKQLRLLAFGARWYHAAEGDYVFRQGDDPSIGAFLLWEGTAELLDPHQDNDHRVITISEPGDLVGELGLIRGVPRALDMRASTDLTCLRISAEDFLAVVKNDGPTAYKLLQVIASYV
- the rlmB gene encoding 23S rRNA (guanosine(2251)-2'-O)-methyltransferase RlmB, whose amino-acid sequence is MKKPKWVVEKEQGKKQEARETLWLFGLHAVRDALVNPKREKLTLMVTPNALAKLEEAVAVSGITPEVVDPRKFRPPIDAGSVHQGAVLEVKPLDWGRMADVCIGDAAPRVILLDRVTDPHNVGAILRSAEVLGASAVIGTRHHSAPETGALAKTASGALERQPYLRIRNLADGIRELQNMGYLVLGLDGEAEVTIETAVEGKRDRPVALVLGAEGPGLREKTRETVDALVRIDAGGDFGSLNVSNAAAIGLYATREHK